Within the Trichomycterus rosablanca isolate fTriRos1 unplaced genomic scaffold, fTriRos1.hap1 scaffold_161, whole genome shotgun sequence genome, the region ATATGCAGTATATCCATCTCCTCTCTACCGCTTTCATAACATTGATTGGggcatttaaaaaagttaaaaagtgtTTCTTCAGCAGCTGTTTTCtaccattcattatttattctttgactaaaaatgatttatgtaaatgtatttgatacaCATGTTGTGTAAGGTTACAGTAATTATCactaaaagcacaaataaaagaaataattaacacagtaAAATCAAAGAAAGACATTTTTCATAAATtaggtgtggggggggggggggggggtgttaaaatcatttgagtaaaataatgaaaaataaacaaatggtgaaatttaaatgtacaccATCACCTGCAGCGCTGCAGCACTGAAACCTTCTGCCTTTGTGACATCATTGTGATGACACTGAGTGTTCTATGAGAGCTCAGTTTAGTTGAACCTTCAGTGTTTGTACATCATTTCTCATGATGGCTGCTGAACAGGAGAGACGTGCTACCGACCATCCTTCTCTAATGCGACGCTTTTGGCGTAGTCTGTGCTGGCCGTTCGGTCGAGTTCGTTCTCAGACGTCTTTTCAGGACGTCTGTGGTGGCGAGACCGAACCGGAGGGCAGTGTGGACGCAGAGAACCAGACAGTTATGGAGGGATACTTGTTCAAGAGGGCCAGTAATGTCTTTAAAATATGGAACAGGTCTGTAGAGAGCTAGAACACACGATGAGCAATAATTTAGGTAGAAATGAATGGCAAATTAAACCCCTCTAATCATCATAGCAATCGTTTCCtaaatattgtacattttaCTGACTCTGACTGATCAACGGCATGTTAAATCAGAATACACGACGATtcaacatgatttaatataaagtTCATTTACAAGTGAAACCCTGCAGAATTTCAGTGCTATGCAGTTGTTTTATTTCTATGAttccttttgtttctgtttctttcctTCAGGCGCTGGTTCCTGATTCAGAACAACCACCTTATGTACAAGAAGAAATCCGGGGTTAGTCACGTGTCCTTTGTCTAAAGTAAAATCAGTAGCAATAGTGGCCTACTGCAAAATCAACATAAAAAGGAGCAACTGTTCCTGAACAATCACTTTTAAGGACTTGTTTGCTAAAGTTTGAGTTGTTTTTGCTGGAACATTAGAGGTAAAGAAATGTTTGAGAAACCTTTTGTGCCCCCAGCAGAATATCATGGTGGTCATAGCTGATTTACGCCTGTGCACGGCCAAACACTACAAGAGCATCGGACGCCGTTGCTGCTTCCAGGTGGTTTCACCTACAAAGTAAGTCCAGTGTATCATCAGGCATGAAAATTCatttgatttctttatttatgacaCTCTGAAGGGCGTGGATGTGCAACAGTTCTGCTATACAAAGATGAAGAATTAAAAAAGGAACATTTTACTCTCTTTCTAATAGAAATGACATGAAAACCGGAGTGGAATAAGCACTTTGTTGTGCTGTAGATTCGTGCCatgttcagggtgtgtgtgtgtgtgtgtgcgtgtgtgtgtgtgtgtgtaggatctgGGTATTGCAGGCCGATTCAGAGGAGAGAAGAGAGGCTTGGATCAGAACCATTCAGAACATGGTTGCTAACACCGATGGTGACAGAACAGACGAATCCATCACTTCCCAATCAAATGAGGTGGTGGATTTGAGCCCAAAACAGGAAGGATCCAGTAGCTCCTCTGAATCACGAGGATCccaacacacagagagagactcgCTACGTCCACCATCCACTTCTGGAACCTCAGGTGGGTTTGAAACTCAAGTCTAACAAGAACACTCGATTCCATCAAGTATAAAGCAAACCAGTTTAAAATGGCCAAAATCAACATTTGAATGGATGCAGACACATTCCATTTCAACTTTCCTACTCTTTCTGATTGATAACTGCTCCGTCCCAAACCTCGTACCCTTGACCATCCACTTCTGACCTTGCCTCTGTACAGCTGAGCTGAGTCTTGGTGAAATTGTGCTGGAATCGGCTGCTGTGTTGGACTCCCTCTCTGATGCTTCTCTAGCGAGCAGTGGTAAGTACACACTACAGCAAGTCGACTAgaaaactatttttttattcagagcTTAATTTACTAGGTGAAAGGTTCTGAGTGAATGAGTGCAGTGATTTAGAAAAGAATCCAGTTCAGGTAAGATTTAGAACAATTTTCTAGGAAAGATTCACTCTGTGATTGTTTGAAAGTTGATGTAAAACGCTGATACTAACACAAAACACGTCTGTTAAGTCGAGAGTGTTAAAGGTACAGTTGGAGGGACCTCACACATCGAAGAGAGCCCGGAGGAACTGAGCACCAGCACTTCCTGCAGCGACTCCATTCACACAGGTCAGCCACAGCTTTACTGAACCATTCAATGATATTGTGAACTGGTATGATTTCatgataaaacatttgtaaCGTATGACTCTGTAAAGCTCTATACACTTGTTGTACATCTGATGTGTTAGAGATCATTTACTAACAGCGATTAAATGACAtttgtgtgaacaacagctggTGAGAAGAGCACGACTACAGGAAAGCACTCGGTCCAGAGAGGCAGCGCTCCTTCCAAAGGTCTGTCCAGCCTCACATCTTTCATAGAACAAATATTTTCTAGAGCTTAAATCATGCTGCTCGTGAgttttttattgagttttttacttttactgaggagtttctatcagattaaaCACACGTCCTGTTTTACAGAGTGCTTCGATAGCCTGTACGGAGTCGGAAAGCTTCTGGGTAAAGGAGGCTGCGGTTCTGTGTTTGCAGGACTTCGTAAGGCCGATGGAAAACAGGTGAGATATTTACTCGGCTCTGCTCAGAGTGACACGAGAATTGCCGATCATTACAAAGCTGCTTTGATCTTAAGATCCACAATGAAAACTTGTAGTTAAAAAGCAAACGGCCCTTTTGGTTACTGTTGGCCAAAAGTACGTTCCCGTAATATTCGTTCCTGATTTTAATAgttttgttttgcatgttttaatagGTTGCTATTAAGATTGTGCTGAAGAGTGGCTGTGACAGATTCATCACCATTGTAAGTAACATTTGTTTCACTTGTGAAGATGCAACAgccatatataaaaaaaaccttatctTATAAATGACatgatgcattaaaatgcaaaatagcatCGAATGTAACCGCCACTCTGCCTATTGACTATCGATTCCAACCCCATGCTAACCATATATGCTCAAATGTTAGCCTGGTGAGAAGAACGGTCTCCCTGTAGAGGTGGCGTTGATGCTGATGGTGTCCGAGCCACCTCACTGCGAACACGTCCTGGAGCTCCTGGAATGGTTCGACATGCCCGAGTGCTACGTCTTGATCCTGGAGCGACCCGCCCGCTGCATGGACCTCTTCGAATACCGCAGGAACGGCTCACTTCCCGAACGTCTGGCTCAGGTCATCATGTGGCAGGTGGTTCTCGCCGCCCGTCATTGCCGTGATCGCGGCGTTCTCCATCGGGAT harbors:
- the LOC134305892 gene encoding uncharacterized protein LOC134305892, whose protein sequence is MAAEQERRATDHPSLMRRFWRSLCWPFGRVRSQTSFQDVCGGETEPEGSVDAENQTVMEGYLFKRASNVFKIWNRRWFLIQNNHLMYKKKSGNIMVVIADLRLCTAKHYKSIGRRCCFQVVSPTKIWVLQADSEERREAWIRTIQNMVANTDGDRTDESITSQSNEVVDLSPKQEGSSSSSESRGSQHTERDSLRPPSTSGTSAELSLGEIVLESAAVLDSLSDASLASSVESVKGTVGGTSHIEESPEELSTSTSCSDSIHTAGEKSTTTGKHSVQRGSAPSKECFDSLYGVGKLLGKGGCGSVFAGLRKADGKQVAIKIVLKSGCDRFITIPGEKNGLPVEVALMLMVSEPPHCEHVLELLEWFDMPECYVLILERPARCMDLFEYRRNGSLPERLAQVIMWQVVLAARHCRDRGVLHRDIKEQNLLVSFDTLEVKLIDFGCGDLLKSTPYRRFAGNCTSEVSSYKKQMTAIAYESRVCEPFLSLLFRHHTIRPT